One stretch of Balneola sp. MJW-20 DNA includes these proteins:
- a CDS encoding vitamin B12-dependent ribonucleotide reductase codes for MKFNRFYTNSDWDSPFGNLKFVKRTSEIKNPDGSQVFHMEDVVVPDSWSQVATDIIAQKYFRKAGVPVALKKISEKGVPKWLQRSEADSTKLKKKEESERFTHEIDSRQVFHRLAGCWTYWGWKHDYFDTEEDAKIFYDELCYMLANQMAAPNSPQWFNTGLHWAYGINGPAQGHYYVDGKTGKLTKSKDAYTHPQPHACFIQSVDDDLVNEGGIMDLWTREARLFKYGSGTGSNFSNIRGENEPLSGGGKSSGLMSFLKIGDRAAGAIKSGGTTRRAAKMVTLDLDHPDIEDYIDWKVKEEQKVAALVAGSKIVQKRLKNIIQLCHKPVDVDGRTYNGAVSRDPLKNKELGDEIRKAKREQVPLNYIERVIQLAAQGFTDLEFDSYDTDWNSEAYATVSGQNSNNSVRVPNSFMKAVKEDKDWNLIWRKEKRKAAEEGREPEPCKTFKANELWDQIAYAAWSCADPGTQYHDTINEWHTCPVDGEIRASNPCSEYMFLDNTACNLASLNLMKYFKDDTYSEFDVDSIEYASRIWTVVLEISVLMAQFPSKEIAELSYVFRTLGLGYANIGAALMVQGIPYDSDMGVAVAGAVTATMHMTSYATSAEMASELGTFEGYERNKEHMLKVLRNHKRAAYNVDPKEYEDLTVKPLGIDASVCPDYLLKAARKASDKAVELGEEHGYRNAQVTVLAPTGTIGLVMDCDTTGIEPDFALVKFKKLAGGGYFKIINQSVPKALEKLGYTAKESQEIINYAKGHASLEGCPHINEESLKAKGFTDEKLNAIEQALPGSFDIKFAFNQWTLGEDFCTEVLGISDEQLSDMSFDMLRFLGFSREEIQDANDYVCGTMTVEGAPYLKEEHLPVFDCANKCGRIGTRYISARGHIRMMAAAQPFLSGAISKTINLPNEASIEDIKDAYMMSWELMLKANALYRDGSKLSQPLNSMSDVLEELEEEDNDEATVQAQNKVVEVAERIIHKYVARRQRLPFRREGYTQKVKIGGQSVYLRTGEYDNGQLGEIFIDMHREGAAFRSLLNCFAISISLGLQHGVPLEEFVDAFVFTKFEPSGMVNGNPHVKMSTSVIDYIFRELAVTYLGREDLAHVPAEQITTRNLRPIGEESEKTAGSTETTTAESASTADAVAPQPEPVPVEEPVQQATQKSSSYESEYEKAKQLGYTGDACPECGSMTMVRNGTCMKCITCGSTSGCS; via the coding sequence ATGAAATTTAATCGTTTCTATACTAATTCCGATTGGGACTCTCCATTCGGCAACCTGAAATTTGTTAAAAGAACTTCAGAGATTAAGAACCCTGACGGATCACAGGTATTCCATATGGAGGATGTCGTGGTTCCGGACAGCTGGTCTCAGGTTGCCACCGATATCATTGCCCAGAAATACTTCCGTAAGGCCGGTGTGCCAGTTGCTCTTAAGAAAATTTCTGAGAAGGGTGTACCGAAATGGCTGCAGCGTTCTGAGGCTGACTCCACCAAGCTCAAGAAAAAAGAAGAGTCCGAGCGATTCACTCATGAGATTGATAGTCGTCAGGTCTTTCACCGACTAGCAGGGTGTTGGACTTACTGGGGTTGGAAACATGATTACTTTGATACAGAAGAAGACGCCAAAATATTCTATGATGAATTGTGCTACATGCTGGCAAACCAGATGGCGGCCCCTAACAGCCCGCAGTGGTTTAATACCGGACTCCATTGGGCATATGGAATCAATGGGCCTGCACAGGGACATTACTATGTAGACGGAAAAACCGGTAAACTGACCAAGTCTAAAGACGCCTATACTCATCCGCAGCCTCATGCATGCTTTATACAGAGCGTGGATGATGATCTTGTGAATGAGGGAGGGATCATGGATCTGTGGACACGTGAAGCCAGACTCTTTAAGTACGGGTCCGGTACAGGTTCAAACTTCTCTAACATCCGTGGTGAGAATGAGCCACTAAGTGGTGGTGGAAAAAGTTCTGGTCTGATGAGTTTTCTTAAGATCGGTGACCGCGCAGCAGGTGCGATCAAGTCCGGGGGGACCACACGCCGTGCTGCGAAAATGGTGACCCTGGATCTGGATCATCCGGATATCGAAGATTACATAGACTGGAAAGTTAAGGAAGAGCAGAAAGTTGCTGCTCTGGTTGCCGGATCAAAGATCGTTCAGAAAAGACTCAAGAATATCATTCAGCTTTGTCATAAACCGGTTGATGTGGATGGCCGTACCTATAATGGTGCAGTAAGCCGTGACCCGCTTAAAAACAAGGAGCTGGGCGATGAGATTCGTAAGGCCAAAAGAGAGCAGGTTCCTCTTAACTACATTGAGCGCGTAATACAGCTTGCCGCTCAGGGTTTTACTGATCTGGAATTTGATTCATATGATACGGACTGGAATTCTGAAGCATATGCTACGGTAAGCGGTCAGAACTCTAATAACTCTGTAAGGGTACCTAACTCTTTCATGAAGGCCGTAAAAGAGGATAAGGACTGGAACCTTATCTGGAGAAAAGAAAAGCGGAAGGCAGCCGAAGAAGGCAGAGAGCCTGAACCATGTAAGACATTTAAAGCCAATGAATTATGGGATCAGATCGCATATGCGGCTTGGTCCTGTGCTGATCCAGGTACACAATACCACGATACGATCAACGAATGGCATACCTGTCCTGTAGACGGTGAGATCCGTGCGAGTAATCCATGTTCTGAATATATGTTCCTGGATAACACCGCCTGTAATCTGGCATCTTTGAATCTGATGAAATATTTCAAAGATGATACCTATTCAGAGTTCGATGTGGATTCAATTGAATATGCATCCCGAATATGGACCGTTGTTCTGGAGATCTCAGTATTGATGGCTCAGTTCCCATCCAAAGAGATCGCTGAACTTTCATACGTGTTCCGGACCCTCGGACTTGGATATGCCAATATTGGCGCGGCATTGATGGTACAGGGTATTCCATATGACTCAGATATGGGAGTTGCCGTTGCAGGAGCTGTAACAGCTACTATGCACATGACCTCGTATGCTACCAGCGCGGAGATGGCCTCTGAACTCGGTACGTTTGAAGGATATGAAAGAAATAAAGAGCACATGCTAAAGGTTCTCAGGAACCATAAGCGTGCAGCATACAATGTTGATCCTAAAGAATATGAAGATCTGACCGTCAAGCCACTGGGTATTGACGCTTCAGTATGTCCTGATTATCTGTTGAAAGCGGCCCGTAAGGCTTCTGATAAAGCAGTTGAGCTGGGAGAGGAGCATGGCTACCGAAATGCACAGGTGACTGTACTGGCCCCGACCGGTACCATCGGTCTGGTAATGGACTGTGATACCACCGGTATCGAGCCTGATTTTGCACTCGTTAAGTTCAAGAAACTCGCTGGTGGCGGATACTTCAAGATCATCAATCAGAGTGTGCCTAAAGCCCTTGAAAAGCTGGGATACACTGCTAAAGAATCTCAGGAGATCATCAATTATGCCAAAGGTCATGCTTCTCTGGAAGGGTGCCCGCATATCAATGAGGAAAGCCTTAAAGCCAAAGGATTTACCGACGAGAAGCTGAACGCGATTGAGCAGGCTCTGCCGGGATCCTTTGATATTAAGTTTGCCTTCAACCAGTGGACACTGGGCGAAGACTTCTGCACAGAGGTTCTCGGTATAAGCGATGAGCAGCTGTCAGATATGAGTTTTGACATGTTGCGCTTTCTGGGCTTTTCGCGGGAGGAGATCCAGGATGCCAACGACTATGTATGCGGTACCATGACCGTGGAAGGAGCTCCATATTTAAAAGAAGAGCACCTTCCGGTATTCGACTGCGCTAATAAGTGCGGCCGGATCGGTACCCGGTACATTTCTGCCCGCGGACACATCCGTATGATGGCAGCGGCTCAGCCGTTCCTGTCCGGGGCTATCTCCAAAACCATTAATCTTCCAAACGAAGCCAGTATTGAAGATATCAAGGATGCGTATATGATGTCCTGGGAGCTTATGCTGAAAGCCAATGCGCTTTATCGTGACGGTTCCAAGCTGTCTCAGCCGCTGAACTCCATGTCTGATGTTCTGGAAGAACTGGAAGAAGAGGACAATGATGAAGCAACCGTTCAGGCACAGAATAAAGTAGTAGAAGTGGCTGAGCGAATCATCCATAAGTATGTTGCCCGTCGTCAGCGTTTACCTTTCCGTAGAGAAGGGTACACGCAGAAAGTTAAGATCGGAGGTCAGAGCGTGTATCTGAGAACCGGTGAATATGACAATGGTCAGCTGGGTGAGATCTTTATCGATATGCACCGCGAAGGAGCTGCTTTCCGTTCATTACTGAACTGCTTTGCAATATCCATTTCATTAGGTCTGCAGCACGGAGTGCCACTGGAAGAATTTGTTGATGCATTTGTATTCACCAAGTTTGAGCCAAGCGGCATGGTTAACGGTAATCCTCATGTGAAAATGAGTACTTCCGTAATCGACTACATATTCCGTGAGCTGGCAGTTACATACCTGGGTCGCGAAGACCTGGCACATGTACCTGCTGAGCAGATCACAACCAGAAATCTGCGTCCAATCGGTGAAGAATCGGAAAAGACCGCAGGATCCACTGAAACTACTACAGCTGAGTCTGCTTCTACTGCAGACGCCGTTGCTCCGCAACCGGAGCCCGTCCCGGTAGAAGAACCTGTGCAGCAGGCAACTCAGAAGAGTTCCAGTTACGAAAGTGAATACGAAAAGGCGAAACAGCTTGGCTACACAGGTGATGCCTGCCCGGAATGTGGCAGCATGACAATGGTACGTAACGGTACCTGCATGAAGTGCATCACCTGCGGATCAACCTCAGGTTGTTCCTAA